A genome region from Nitrosopumilus oxyclinae includes the following:
- a CDS encoding YybH family protein produces the protein MSDNEEIINIIETLFQSGISKDLSKLRDIHLNDSKFSSFSDLPPYDLKDYQTTIELEELRFISISDYSYEIKNPKISLFGDTAVVALELIQKGMLVDNKAYTGEHMVINGRATFVLVKQPTWKIAHIHLSKIEG, from the coding sequence TTGAGCGATAATGAAGAAATAATCAACATCATAGAGACATTATTTCAATCAGGAATCAGCAAAGATCTTTCAAAACTCAGAGATATTCATCTAAATGATTCTAAATTTTCTAGTTTCAGTGATTTACCACCATATGATCTCAAAGACTATCAAACAACAATTGAACTTGAAGAATTAAGATTTATCAGTATATCAGACTACTCCTATGAAATTAAAAATCCAAAAATTAGCTTGTTTGGAGACACAGCAGTGGTTGCTTTAGAATTAATTCAAAAAGGAATGCTAGTAGATAACAAAGCATACACAGGTGAACACATGGTAATCAATGGACGTGCAACATTTGTTTTAGTAAAACAACCAACATGGAAAATAGCACATATTCATTTATCAAAGATTGAAGGTTAA
- a CDS encoding zinc-dependent dehydrogenase, with translation MKSASVKEASVVSVDDVEKPKLTSGDILVQMQACGICGSDLEKVFGQYGQPSMRLGHEPSGIILDVGSDVTEFKKGDRVFTHHHVPCYDCHYCNHGNETMCKKYSETNLSPCGLSEEYVVPAWNVSHGGVLKISDSLSYEEAAMIEPLACCVRAWSKFAYREGDSTAIFGVGPTGMMHVMLAHAKKFSKIFCFDVNNFRLDFAKKFNITHSISSMDENRKQKILDNTDGQGVDVAIVATSSLKALDDAIDMTRKGGTVMMFGVPSKGAKLDLDMNKIYSKEITLVTSYAASDSDTKEALDLIESSQIDVKQLITHTYSISDSQKAFDHARTGENAMKIIITK, from the coding sequence ATGAAAAGTGCATCTGTTAAAGAAGCATCTGTAGTTTCTGTTGATGATGTAGAGAAACCTAAGTTAACTTCTGGCGATATACTAGTACAGATGCAAGCTTGTGGTATTTGTGGGTCTGATTTGGAAAAAGTTTTTGGACAATATGGACAACCTTCTATGCGATTAGGACATGAACCATCTGGAATAATATTAGATGTTGGATCTGATGTGACTGAATTCAAAAAAGGTGATAGAGTTTTTACACATCACCATGTTCCGTGCTATGATTGTCATTATTGTAACCATGGGAATGAAACAATGTGCAAAAAATATTCTGAAACTAATCTTTCTCCATGTGGATTATCTGAAGAATATGTAGTTCCTGCATGGAATGTTTCACATGGTGGAGTTTTAAAAATTTCTGATTCTCTAAGTTATGAAGAAGCTGCAATGATTGAACCTTTGGCATGTTGTGTAAGGGCATGGTCTAAATTTGCATATCGCGAAGGTGATTCTACTGCAATTTTTGGAGTTGGTCCAACTGGAATGATGCATGTAATGTTGGCACATGCTAAAAAATTCTCAAAAATTTTCTGTTTTGATGTAAATAATTTTAGATTAGATTTTGCAAAAAAATTCAACATTACCCATTCTATTTCTTCTATGGATGAAAATCGCAAACAAAAGATTTTGGATAATACTGATGGGCAAGGAGTTGATGTGGCAATTGTTGCTACTAGTAGTCTCAAAGCATTAGATGACGCTATTGATATGACTAGAAAAGGTGGTACTGTAATGATGTTTGGGGTTCCATCAAAAGGTGCAAAATTGGATTTAGATATGAACAAAATTTATTCTAAGGAAATAACTTTGGTAACCAGTTATGCTGCATCTGATTCTGATACCAAGGAAGCATTAGATCTTATTGAATCCTCTCAAATTGATGTTAAGCAATTAATCACTCATACTTATTCTATTTCTGATTCTCAAAAAGCATTTGATCATGCTCGAACTGGTGAGAATGCAATGAAGATAATTATTACAAAATAA
- a CDS encoding V-type ATP synthase subunit F, with protein MKIFTVGSKSFVTSFQLAGIPGKISENPQNALEEIKTLTDDSDVGLVLVSDDITESISDELTALRAEKSTLVFALPATGSEKTEIDYRVMLKKILGV; from the coding sequence GTGAAAATCTTCACTGTTGGCAGCAAATCATTTGTAACTAGTTTTCAATTAGCTGGAATTCCAGGAAAAATTTCTGAAAATCCTCAAAATGCCCTTGAAGAAATTAAGACGCTCACTGATGACTCTGATGTGGGACTTGTTTTGGTTAGTGATGATATTACAGAATCTATCAGTGATGAGTTAACTGCATTACGGGCAGAAAAATCTACTTTGGTATTTGCATTACCTGCAACTGGAAGTGAAAAAACTGAAATTGATTACAGAGTAATGTTGAAAAAGATTCTTGGTGTATAA
- a CDS encoding metallophosphoesterase, translating into MLQTRIIPSKPVLILEGEKKNLIVTDIHIGFESNMASNEIFIGKNSTINESIQELSDIIDSEKPDSVIMLGDIKSSIKSISRNEWDEVPLFFKKIREKCDVILIPGNHDANIQRLVPDNITMISSTGMVEENILLTHGHTLPSENFSHVDKIIMGHLHPVFFQEDSIINGQRVWVSIKTDKENIFPNKSGEIEITIVPSFNKYFYATHRKQYKKSISPIINKINEISKAKIITLDGTIIGNESNINQVI; encoded by the coding sequence ATGTTACAAACAAGAATCATTCCATCAAAACCTGTACTAATTTTAGAAGGTGAAAAAAAGAATCTCATAGTTACAGACATCCATATTGGGTTTGAAAGTAATATGGCATCAAATGAAATTTTCATCGGTAAAAATTCAACAATCAATGAGTCTATTCAAGAATTATCAGATATTATAGATTCAGAAAAACCAGATTCAGTAATTATGTTAGGGGACATTAAATCAAGTATCAAAAGCATATCTAGAAATGAATGGGATGAAGTTCCTTTGTTTTTTAAAAAGATTAGAGAAAAATGTGATGTGATATTAATTCCTGGAAATCATGATGCAAATATTCAGAGACTAGTTCCAGACAACATCACAATGATTAGTTCAACAGGAATGGTTGAAGAAAATATTTTGCTGACACATGGCCACACATTACCTTCAGAAAACTTTTCACATGTGGATAAAATCATCATGGGACACCTCCATCCTGTATTTTTTCAAGAAGACTCCATAATCAATGGTCAAAGAGTATGGGTATCAATTAAAACAGATAAAGAAAATATTTTTCCAAATAAATCAGGTGAAATTGAAATAACAATTGTACCATCATTTAACAAATATTTTTACGCAACTCACAGAAAACAATATAAAAAATCCATCTCCCCAATAATTAATAAAATTAATGAAATATCTAAAGCAAAAATAATTACTCTAGATGGAACAATTATTGGAAATGAATCAAATATCAACCAAGTAATTTAA
- the carB gene encoding carbamoyl-phosphate synthase (glutamine-hydrolyzing) large subunit, whose amino-acid sequence MPKNESLKKILVLGSGAIKIGEAGEFDYSGSQCLKAIHEDGINSVLINPNVATIQTDTRFADQVYLLPVNAEYVESIIEKERPDGVMLAYGGQTALNCGVNLNESGILKKYGVNVLGTQIAGIQKTEDRQLFKDSMNECNVPVLKSKTVNNFEDAKKAAEELVYPVIIRVAYTLGGRGGGVAYNEIELHEIVERGLKASLVKQVLVEEYIGHWKQIEYEVMQDYDGNNVIVCNMENVLSMKAHTGDNIVVAPSQTIDNHEYHMLRSAALRATKHVGIVGECNIQYALDPDSAKYVAIEINPRLSRSSALASKATGYPLAYMSAKIGLGYNLSELVNRITKNTTACFEPSLDYIVCKHPRWDFDKFELVNRRLGPTMKSVGEVMAIGRTFEESFQKAIRMLDIGNDGLVLNRTNGTKYTEEEIEYKLSHHDDQVLYHVAIALKMGITVERIYKLSTVDPWFIEKIKNIVNIEEKLKDSELDESLMWEAKKSGFSDKQIARAKDKTPDEIRDLRKNLGVIPSVKQIDTLAAEWPAVTNYLYLTYGGHSNDIVIPQDEKGIIVLGAGPYRIGSSVEFDWGTVNMVWGLQENGEKSVSVVNCNPETVSTDYDICTRLYFEELTQERILDITEFEHPKGIITCVGGQTANNLTLGLAQHGVNIMGTSAEDVDRAEDRSKFSAELDKLHIQQPRWQAFSNLNEAKSFAQEVEFPVIVRPSYVLSGAAMKVVWSQEELKTYVKEATDVSPDHPVVISKFMLNSLEVDVDGISNGKEVVIGSIVEHIDSAGVHSGDAMMVIPPWRLSNKTIETINEYSKKIALTFNVKGPFNLQFLIHDDHVYVIELNIRASRSMPFVSKLVKTNLISLAAKAILDKPLPKIPENKWQKIQNYGIKVPQFSFMQLEGADIALGVEMQSTGEAACFGNSFYDALSKGLTSVGYNLPDKGSALVTVGGAQNKEKLVPTIAKLKQLGFKILATEHTAEFFEEKIGQIEIVHKISEPERKPNISDLLYERKIDFIINIPSTSTLEKYVGMLDDEYQIRRKSLELGIPVLTTIELADSFVKTLEWLRTNKTTKDPIEPYDKYE is encoded by the coding sequence TTGCCTAAAAATGAATCCTTAAAGAAAATCCTTGTACTGGGAAGTGGTGCAATTAAAATTGGTGAAGCTGGAGAATTTGATTATTCTGGAAGTCAATGTCTTAAAGCAATACATGAAGATGGAATTAACAGTGTCTTAATTAATCCTAATGTTGCAACTATACAAACTGATACTAGATTTGCAGATCAAGTGTATCTTCTTCCAGTTAATGCCGAGTATGTGGAATCCATTATCGAAAAAGAAAGACCTGATGGAGTTATGTTGGCATATGGAGGACAAACTGCACTAAACTGTGGAGTGAATCTTAATGAATCTGGAATTTTGAAAAAATATGGTGTTAATGTACTTGGAACTCAGATTGCAGGCATTCAAAAAACCGAAGATAGGCAGCTTTTCAAAGATTCTATGAATGAATGCAATGTCCCTGTATTGAAAAGCAAAACTGTCAATAATTTTGAAGATGCTAAAAAAGCAGCTGAAGAACTTGTCTATCCTGTGATAATTCGAGTTGCATACACTCTCGGAGGAAGGGGTGGCGGTGTTGCCTATAATGAAATTGAATTGCATGAAATTGTTGAACGAGGTCTCAAAGCTAGTCTGGTCAAACAAGTACTAGTTGAAGAATACATTGGCCATTGGAAGCAAATTGAATATGAGGTAATGCAAGATTATGATGGAAATAATGTAATTGTTTGTAATATGGAGAATGTTCTTTCTATGAAAGCACATACTGGTGATAATATTGTTGTTGCACCATCACAAACAATTGATAATCATGAATATCATATGTTACGTTCAGCTGCTCTTCGTGCAACAAAACATGTTGGTATAGTTGGTGAATGTAATATTCAATATGCTTTAGATCCTGATTCTGCTAAATATGTTGCAATTGAAATCAACCCTAGACTTTCTCGTTCATCTGCATTGGCAAGTAAAGCAACTGGATATCCGTTAGCATACATGTCTGCAAAAATTGGTCTGGGTTATAATTTATCTGAGTTGGTAAATAGAATTACCAAAAACACTACTGCTTGTTTTGAACCGTCCCTTGATTACATTGTATGCAAACATCCTAGGTGGGATTTTGATAAATTTGAACTTGTAAATAGACGACTTGGTCCTACAATGAAATCTGTTGGAGAGGTAATGGCAATTGGTAGAACTTTTGAGGAATCATTCCAGAAAGCAATTCGAATGCTAGACATTGGAAATGATGGATTAGTTTTGAATCGTACGAATGGAACTAAATATACTGAAGAAGAAATTGAATACAAATTATCTCATCATGATGATCAAGTCCTATATCATGTTGCAATTGCATTGAAGATGGGAATTACTGTAGAACGAATTTACAAATTATCTACAGTTGATCCTTGGTTTATAGAAAAAATTAAAAATATTGTGAATATTGAAGAGAAACTAAAAGATTCTGAACTTGATGAATCTTTAATGTGGGAAGCAAAAAAATCTGGTTTTTCAGATAAACAGATTGCACGTGCAAAAGACAAAACTCCTGATGAAATTCGTGATTTGAGAAAGAACTTAGGCGTAATTCCTTCGGTTAAACAAATTGATACACTTGCAGCAGAGTGGCCTGCAGTTACAAATTATTTGTATTTGACATATGGTGGTCACTCCAATGACATAGTAATTCCACAGGATGAAAAGGGAATAATTGTGCTTGGTGCAGGCCCTTACAGAATAGGAAGTAGTGTTGAATTTGATTGGGGTACTGTTAACATGGTTTGGGGTCTTCAAGAAAATGGTGAAAAAAGTGTCTCAGTGGTAAACTGTAACCCTGAAACAGTATCGACTGATTATGATATTTGTACAAGATTATACTTTGAAGAATTAACTCAGGAACGAATTTTAGATATTACTGAATTTGAACATCCAAAGGGAATCATTACTTGTGTTGGAGGTCAAACTGCAAACAACTTGACTCTTGGCCTTGCACAACATGGAGTAAATATTATGGGTACTAGTGCAGAAGATGTTGATAGGGCAGAAGACCGTTCTAAATTTAGCGCTGAACTCGATAAACTGCACATTCAACAACCACGATGGCAAGCATTTTCAAATCTTAATGAAGCAAAATCTTTTGCTCAAGAAGTCGAATTCCCTGTAATTGTTAGACCTTCATATGTTTTGTCTGGTGCTGCAATGAAAGTTGTTTGGTCTCAAGAAGAACTAAAAACATATGTCAAGGAAGCCACTGATGTATCCCCTGATCATCCTGTAGTCATATCCAAATTCATGTTGAACTCTCTTGAAGTTGATGTAGATGGAATAAGTAATGGAAAAGAAGTTGTAATTGGTTCAATAGTTGAACATATTGATAGTGCTGGCGTTCATTCTGGTGATGCAATGATGGTGATTCCTCCTTGGCGTCTAAGTAACAAAACTATTGAAACAATTAATGAATATTCGAAAAAAATTGCTTTAACCTTTAATGTTAAAGGACCATTTAATTTACAATTTTTAATTCACGACGATCATGTCTATGTAATAGAACTAAACATTCGTGCATCACGTTCAATGCCTTTTGTATCTAAATTGGTCAAAACAAACTTAATTTCGCTTGCTGCTAAGGCTATTTTGGATAAACCTCTACCTAAAATCCCTGAAAATAAATGGCAAAAAATCCAAAACTATGGAATAAAGGTCCCACAATTCTCTTTCATGCAATTAGAGGGAGCTGATATTGCATTAGGTGTTGAAATGCAATCTACTGGAGAAGCTGCATGTTTTGGAAATAGTTTCTATGATGCATTATCTAAAGGATTGACCTCTGTTGGTTATAATCTCCCAGACAAAGGTTCTGCTCTTGTTACTGTAGGTGGTGCACAAAATAAAGAAAAACTAGTTCCAACAATTGCTAAATTAAAACAATTAGGATTTAAAATCTTGGCAACAGAACACACTGCAGAATTCTTTGAAGAGAAAATTGGTCAGATTGAAATTGTTCATAAAATTTCAGAACCTGAACGAAAACCAAATATCTCTGATTTATTATATGAACGAAAAATTGATTTTATTATTAATATTCCAAGTACATCTACTTTGGAAAAATATGTGGGAATGCTTGATGATGAATATCAAATAAGACGAAAATCACTTGAATTGGGTATACCTGTCTTGACTACTATTGAATTGGCAGATTCTTTTGTAAAAACATTGGAATGGTTAAGAACAAACAAAACAACAAAAGATCCAATTGAACCTTATGACAAGTATGAGTAA
- the carA gene encoding glutamine-hydrolyzing carbamoyl-phosphate synthase small subunit: MIFDDGTVLDGHGFGYSTTVFGEIVFNTGMVGYTEALTDPSYNGQILTLTYPLVGNYGVPDPSIVDKDGISKFFESDQIQIRGLVVHELSLTASHWNLSMTLDEWMNNEKVPGISGIDTRELTKKLRTGGVMMAALVVSDTEIDVESVKKQLESTKHYDSEQFMDVVSTKEEQIYGDEEKSVVVIDTGAKNAILRNVRELGYKAILVPWNTSYENVMSYNPKGVVLSSGPGDPQKCPDTIDTAKKLIENNIPTLGICLGAQIIGIAGNTETYKLKYGHRGQNKPCVNLENNQVYVTSQNHGYGITPESIEKSDFKLWFTNADDKTVEGIKHKKQSCIAVQFHPEAAPGPFDCKFVFEELKKLMEK, translated from the coding sequence CTGATCTTTGATGATGGTACTGTTCTTGATGGTCACGGTTTTGGTTATTCTACAACTGTTTTTGGAGAAATTGTTTTCAATACTGGAATGGTTGGCTACACTGAGGCTTTAACTGATCCATCGTATAATGGTCAAATTCTCACTTTGACTTATCCTTTGGTTGGAAATTATGGCGTTCCCGATCCATCAATTGTTGATAAAGATGGAATTTCAAAATTCTTTGAATCTGATCAAATACAAATTCGTGGGTTGGTAGTTCATGAATTATCTTTGACTGCAAGTCATTGGAATCTTTCTATGACTTTGGATGAATGGATGAACAATGAAAAAGTACCTGGAATTTCTGGAATTGATACTCGTGAATTAACAAAAAAACTTCGAACAGGTGGAGTGATGATGGCAGCATTAGTTGTGTCTGACACTGAGATTGATGTTGAATCTGTTAAAAAACAACTAGAATCTACAAAACATTATGATTCTGAACAATTCATGGATGTGGTATCTACAAAAGAAGAACAAATTTACGGCGATGAAGAAAAATCTGTAGTTGTAATTGACACCGGTGCAAAAAATGCTATTTTAAGAAATGTTCGTGAACTTGGTTACAAAGCAATCTTAGTTCCATGGAATACTTCATATGAAAATGTCATGTCGTATAACCCTAAAGGTGTTGTACTTAGTAGTGGTCCTGGTGACCCACAAAAATGTCCTGATACTATAGACACTGCAAAAAAATTAATTGAAAATAATATTCCTACATTGGGTATTTGTTTAGGTGCACAAATTATTGGCATTGCAGGAAATACAGAAACTTACAAACTAAAGTATGGACACAGAGGACAAAACAAACCTTGTGTTAATTTAGAAAATAATCAAGTCTATGTTACAAGTCAGAACCATGGATATGGAATAACTCCTGAATCTATTGAAAAATCTGACTTTAAATTATGGTTTACTAATGCAGATGATAAGACAGTTGAAGGAATAAAACATAAAAAACAAAGTTGTATTGCAGTACAGTTTCATCCCGAAGCTGCTCCTGGTCCTTTTGATTGTAAATTTGTCTTTGAAGAACTCAAAAAACTAATGGAGAAATAA
- a CDS encoding AAA family ATPase: protein MSLAPQELENTASKYASEAIKFDSQGARGMAITHYQHAIDALVKLLQLYPTSKLNQIYKERCNSYHGRIQALQQSHGVEPAVDPKASDSDQKKSVQRQENENDFEELVMKEKPDVTWDQVIGLDDAKSALRESIVYPTKRPDLFPLGWPKGMLLYGPPGTGKTMLAAATANEMDGYFINVDASSMMSKWLGEAEKNVSKLFAMARQYAEKEGKPVILFVDEVDSLLGSRSSEVGGEVRTKNQFLTEMDGVNGKGKDLMLYVIGATNKPWSLDWPFLRRFQKRIYVSLPTQAARENLFEQYTAPLSKHINVNNTELAKLFDGYSASDIKDVCQAAQIKTVHEIFDAPDYHEPVEGETPIQPRDLTTADFKNIMARRKPSVSIDMIRAYHKWSEEFQAL, encoded by the coding sequence ATGAGTTTAGCCCCCCAAGAATTAGAAAACACAGCAAGCAAATATGCTTCTGAAGCCATCAAATTTGATTCTCAAGGTGCTCGTGGAATGGCAATCACACATTATCAGCATGCAATAGATGCTTTGGTAAAATTATTACAACTTTATCCTACTAGTAAACTAAATCAAATTTACAAAGAACGATGTAACTCTTACCATGGAAGAATTCAAGCTTTACAGCAATCTCATGGTGTTGAACCAGCAGTTGATCCAAAAGCTTCTGATTCAGATCAAAAGAAATCTGTTCAGAGACAAGAAAATGAAAATGATTTTGAAGAATTAGTTATGAAAGAAAAACCTGATGTTACTTGGGATCAAGTAATTGGTTTAGATGATGCTAAAAGTGCATTACGTGAATCTATAGTTTATCCTACTAAAAGACCTGATTTGTTTCCTCTTGGATGGCCAAAAGGAATGTTACTTTATGGTCCACCAGGTACAGGAAAAACAATGCTTGCAGCAGCAACTGCAAATGAAATGGATGGTTATTTCATTAATGTGGATGCATCATCTATGATGAGTAAATGGCTTGGTGAAGCAGAAAAGAATGTTTCAAAACTATTTGCTATGGCAAGACAATATGCTGAAAAAGAAGGAAAGCCTGTTATTTTATTTGTAGATGAAGTAGATTCTTTGTTAGGCTCTAGAAGTAGTGAAGTCGGTGGAGAAGTAAGAACTAAAAATCAATTCTTAACTGAAATGGATGGAGTTAATGGAAAAGGTAAAGATTTGATGTTGTATGTGATTGGTGCAACCAATAAACCATGGAGTCTTGATTGGCCTTTCCTTAGAAGATTCCAAAAAAGAATCTATGTGTCATTACCTACTCAAGCAGCAAGAGAAAATCTATTTGAACAATATACTGCTCCGTTGAGTAAACATATCAATGTAAACAATACTGAATTGGCAAAACTATTTGATGGATATAGTGCAAGTGACATTAAAGATGTCTGTCAAGCCGCACAAATTAAGACAGTTCATGAAATTTTCGATGCTCCTGATTACCATGAACCAGTTGAAGGTGAAACTCCTATCCAACCAAGAGATCTAACAACTGCTGATTTCAAAAATATAATGGCTAGAAGAAAACCTAGTGTTTCTATTGATATGATTCGCGCTTATCACAAATGGAGCGAAGAGTTCCAAGCCCTCTGA
- a CDS encoding TrmB family transcriptional regulator yields MVNEHVLTVSLEEFGLSKYEAQAYVALIAKGTISAGDLAYYSEIPRTKIYPTLLKLENKKLVIISKSKPIMCTAIAPEDAFDGIIHEQINKVNAMNALISNLKKASEESRKTRGSEEKRYFHLSANNVLSQLQTMIEGSKSSIKIMTDQWGFGLLAECKEQLLSVLRRNLDVKVLVAPSQICSESFRVIPDGVEIRASDITQNCFIFDETELLMVDNSNGKGAIFSSTDILGINQEKIFSNIWKNAIKTKALGDMTKTEAQEIYKIIKIVNEIGLPYLLNSTMVSKKPEADMVKLLEKNGVSLKSKTLDDVIEIIDAIMQITCSGHVNFEANTKNITIESKLNSGHSLPWVSILDGCLQKQGYKTRTIYQNNSSKGEKVHIKITKN; encoded by the coding sequence ATGGTAAATGAGCACGTTTTAACAGTCAGTCTAGAAGAATTTGGATTAAGTAAATACGAAGCACAGGCATATGTGGCATTAATAGCAAAGGGCACTATTTCAGCAGGAGATCTTGCATATTATTCAGAGATTCCAAGAACAAAAATCTACCCAACATTATTGAAATTAGAAAATAAAAAACTAGTCATCATTTCAAAAAGTAAACCAATTATGTGTACAGCAATTGCTCCAGAAGATGCTTTTGATGGAATAATTCATGAGCAGATCAATAAGGTAAACGCCATGAATGCTTTGATTTCTAATTTAAAGAAAGCAAGTGAAGAAAGTAGAAAGACTCGAGGCTCTGAAGAAAAAAGATATTTTCATTTAAGTGCAAATAACGTCTTATCACAACTACAAACTATGATTGAAGGTTCAAAATCATCAATCAAAATCATGACTGACCAATGGGGTTTTGGATTATTAGCTGAATGTAAAGAACAGTTGTTATCAGTATTACGAAGAAATTTAGATGTGAAAGTTCTAGTAGCACCATCTCAAATTTGTTCTGAATCGTTTAGAGTAATTCCAGACGGAGTAGAAATCAGAGCATCAGACATTACACAAAACTGCTTTATTTTTGATGAAACAGAATTGCTAATGGTAGATAATAGCAATGGTAAAGGGGCAATATTTTCATCTACAGACATTTTGGGAATAAACCAAGAAAAAATATTTTCCAATATTTGGAAAAACGCAATTAAGACAAAAGCATTAGGAGATATGACAAAAACTGAAGCACAAGAGATTTACAAAATTATTAAAATCGTCAATGAAATAGGTTTACCATATTTACTAAATTCTACAATGGTATCTAAAAAACCAGAAGCAGATATGGTTAAACTTTTGGAGAAGAACGGAGTTTCTTTAAAATCAAAAACACTAGATGACGTGATTGAGATTATTGATGCAATAATGCAAATCACATGTTCAGGCCATGTTAATTTTGAGGCAAATACCAAAAACATTACAATAGAATCAAAATTAAACAGTGGACATTCATTACCATGGGTGTCAATTTTAGATGGATGTCTTCAAAAACAAGGGTACAAAACAAGAACAATCTATCAAAATAATTCAAGCAAAGGCGAAAAAGTCCATATTAAAATAACAAAAAATTAA
- a CDS encoding RidA family protein — translation MIEEKLESIGVKLPNPPTPAGSYVPVIRTGNLLFISGQIPMEDGKVIFTGKVSDNNLVTAQKSARMCAINILAQIKREIGSLDKVTRIVKLSGFVNSMPEFTQHPKVINPASDLLFEIFGEKGKHARVAVGVACLPLDSMTEIDAIVEFAE, via the coding sequence ATGATTGAAGAAAAACTTGAATCCATAGGAGTTAAACTTCCAAATCCACCTACTCCCGCAGGATCATATGTCCCAGTCATACGTACAGGTAATTTGTTATTTATCTCAGGTCAAATTCCAATGGAAGATGGAAAAGTAATTTTTACAGGAAAAGTTTCAGATAACAATTTAGTGACTGCCCAAAAATCTGCCCGAATGTGTGCAATTAACATACTTGCTCAAATTAAAAGAGAAATTGGAAGTCTAGACAAAGTTACAAGAATTGTGAAACTTTCAGGATTTGTAAATTCTATGCCAGAGTTTACACAACATCCCAAAGTCATCAATCCTGCATCAGATTTACTCTTTGAGATATTTGGAGAAAAAGGAAAACATGCAAGAGTTGCAGTTGGAGTAGCTTGTCTGCCATTGGATTCAATGACTGAAATAGATGCAATTGTAGAATTTGCAGAATAG
- a CDS encoding PEFG-CTERM sorting domain-containing protein translates to MASSSAFAEPTLEVKVSSEQINALDSIWISGKITDVSEFKPVKLRIIGPDGALVFAPQLAIGDNGEFKKLLNHPIPSFKAGTYLITASHEDSEVTASTQFTVIAQAIPRNEIPNTTQEKTIERKVPMATNGITLIADAVNGSDVIAITGNTSLRGSDITLIVNSPMGNLMTIAQVTPGINGNFEVEIKTGGPMWKEDGMYTITANQGTSSEIKKSIQVEIKDGVVVPEFGVIASLVLAISIISIIIVSSKSKLAIPTRF, encoded by the coding sequence ATGGCATCTAGCTCAGCATTTGCAGAGCCAACTTTAGAAGTAAAAGTATCATCTGAACAAATCAATGCATTAGATTCAATTTGGATTTCAGGTAAAATAACAGATGTATCTGAATTCAAACCCGTAAAACTCCGAATTATAGGTCCTGACGGGGCACTTGTTTTTGCCCCACAGTTAGCAATTGGAGATAATGGAGAATTTAAAAAATTATTAAATCATCCAATTCCAAGTTTCAAGGCTGGAACATATTTGATTACAGCAAGTCATGAAGATTCAGAAGTAACAGCATCCACTCAATTTACAGTTATAGCCCAAGCAATACCAAGAAATGAAATTCCAAATACAACTCAAGAGAAAACAATAGAGAGAAAAGTACCGATGGCAACAAATGGAATCACATTGATTGCGGATGCAGTAAACGGCTCAGATGTAATTGCAATAACTGGAAATACAAGTTTGAGAGGCTCAGATATCACATTAATTGTTAATTCCCCTATGGGGAATCTAATGACTATAGCACAAGTAACCCCAGGAATTAACGGAAATTTTGAAGTGGAGATTAAGACAGGAGGTCCAATGTGGAAAGAAGACGGCATGTATACAATTACTGCAAATCAAGGTACATCATCAGAGATTAAAAAATCAATTCAAGTTGAAATCAAAGACGGAGTAGTAGTACCTGAATTTGGAGTCATAGCTTCACTTGTTTTAGCAATATCAATTATCTCCATAATCATAGTATCATCAAAATCAAAACTTGCTATACCAACTAGATTTTAA